From Bacillus basilensis, a single genomic window includes:
- a CDS encoding TetR/AcrR family transcriptional regulator: MTKVDKVKEKIIEISLYLFNTNGITRTSIQDIMTATELPKGSIYRRFKNKEEIVLAAYDKSGEIMWSHFHKAMENKKTAIDKILAIFLVYQDAANNPPIAGGCPLLNSAIESTGVFPELQTAAAKGYDDTVMLMASLIKEGIEKQELKEDIDIISLASFLASSMEGAIMASRVSNDNIHHQYFIEQIKHHLSSYSK; this comes from the coding sequence ATGACTAAAGTTGATAAGGTAAAAGAAAAGATTATTGAAATATCTTTATATTTATTTAATACCAATGGAATAACACGCACATCCATCCAGGATATAATGACAGCTACCGAACTACCTAAAGGATCTATTTATCGTAGATTCAAAAATAAAGAAGAAATTGTCCTTGCTGCCTACGACAAAAGTGGTGAGATTATGTGGAGTCATTTTCATAAAGCAATGGAAAATAAAAAGACAGCAATTGATAAAATCCTTGCAATTTTCCTTGTATATCAAGATGCAGCTAATAATCCCCCTATTGCTGGAGGCTGTCCATTGCTTAATAGCGCAATTGAAAGTACTGGAGTATTTCCAGAATTACAAACAGCAGCAGCAAAAGGCTATGATGATACAGTAATGTTAATGGCTTCTCTCATAAAAGAAGGAATAGAGAAACAAGAACTTAAAGAAGATATAGACATTATATCGCTCGCTTCTTTTCTTGCATCTTCAATGGAGGGCGCTATTATGGCAAGTCGAGTATCTAACGATAATATACATCATCAATATTTTATTGAACAAATAAAACATCATCTTTCCTCTTATTCTAAATAA
- a CDS encoding glycosyltransferase, producing MEKNIQQGKDKAKPIFYDPKGRRNIAFIWFLCISIVSVSIVFYFFFQSIFSTPEIPNMNTAVQQDNKLVPINQKLSDQQLKKEGFKPNTEMKDNKNLVNSTNDSKQPKEVYGFYVNWDENSTASLKENIDSLTTLVPEWYHLKADLTIRSEIKPEIVKLAEKNQVKIMPLLTNYTEEASGPDSGLIHKLLNSPNDVKTKFINDLVKQVEKNRFAGINIDFEAIPESDRENLTNFMKELTTVFHKHDLLVTQDVPANDKAFDYSALAKVIDRMIVMMYDEHYGAGEPGPIASNKWFQHTLKELNIPSNKLIVAFGNYGYDWKVNSKEPAKSLTFSEVMAMAHNSNMKIQWDKISGNPYFRYKTGEKEHTAWFLDSVTLYNQVKIAMDNNAKGFALWRLGAEDPTIWKVLKNPIGAQKNPDVLHKITSLDEVNYSGQGEILQIENEKQNGLRDFKVGKDGYLTDEVYQSLPSAYEVQRYGKPKGKQVVLTFDDGPDPKYTPEILDILKENKIKAAFFVLGENAQLNPSIVKRIYDEGHEIGNHTFKHPNIADTSLLRTKVELNTTQRLIQEVTGHSTVLFRPPYEADANPDSSNEILPILRAQNMNYTMVAEKVDPEDWATPSTNELVKRALNPVYKGEGNIILLHDAGGNRTHTVEALPIIIKDLKKHGYSFVTISDLMNKERDEIMPPVSSEGKQYLLYNKAVFSGAGYFKHILTTIFYVAIGLGIFRFLFLIYFAWKQKRKTLSRYINSSYQPFVSVVIAAYNEEKVIAKTIRSILDSNYREFEVIVVDDGSTDGTSKVIQETFYKHPKVRFIQKENGGKSSAINLGFQQSRGEIIVTLDADTIIAQDAISLMVRHFEDQNVAAVSGNVKVGNRRNLLTTWQHVEYITGFNLERRAFDELNCITVVPGAIGAWRKKNVVESGYLSEDTLAEDTDLTITFLRQGHRIVYEEKAYAFTESPEDVKSLIKQRYRWSYGTLQCLWKHRKALCNSKHKTLGFIALPNMWLFQYVLQFIAPFADILMIVGLFSNNPLKVLGFYFVFFLMDLLASLFAFKLEEENPKPLVWLILQRFIYRQFMTYVVVKSIFSSIRGVAVGWNKLKRMGSVKHSTEHKEAS from the coding sequence ATGGAGAAAAACATTCAACAAGGGAAAGATAAAGCAAAACCTATTTTTTATGATCCGAAAGGAAGGAGAAACATAGCTTTTATTTGGTTTCTATGTATCTCAATAGTTAGCGTAAGTATTGTATTTTATTTTTTCTTTCAAAGTATTTTTTCAACACCAGAAATTCCAAATATGAATACCGCTGTACAACAAGATAATAAACTTGTACCAATTAATCAAAAACTTAGTGATCAGCAGTTAAAGAAGGAAGGATTTAAACCAAATACCGAAATGAAGGATAACAAAAATTTGGTGAATTCGACGAACGATAGTAAACAACCTAAAGAAGTGTATGGTTTTTATGTAAACTGGGATGAAAATAGTACCGCTTCTTTAAAAGAAAATATCGATTCATTAACCACGCTAGTACCAGAGTGGTATCATTTAAAAGCAGATTTAACGATTAGAAGTGAGATAAAACCTGAGATAGTAAAGTTAGCAGAAAAAAATCAAGTGAAAATTATGCCGTTACTTACTAACTATACAGAGGAAGCTTCTGGTCCTGATAGTGGGCTGATTCATAAGTTACTGAATTCGCCAAATGATGTAAAGACAAAGTTTATAAATGATTTAGTAAAGCAAGTTGAAAAGAATCGATTTGCGGGTATTAATATTGACTTTGAGGCGATACCTGAAAGTGATAGAGAAAACTTAACAAATTTTATGAAAGAACTTACTACGGTCTTTCATAAACATGATTTGCTCGTTACACAAGATGTTCCAGCTAACGATAAGGCTTTTGATTATAGTGCGTTAGCGAAGGTAATAGATCGAATGATTGTAATGATGTACGATGAGCACTATGGAGCGGGGGAACCAGGGCCAATTGCTTCGAATAAATGGTTCCAACATACATTGAAAGAACTGAATATTCCGTCTAATAAGCTTATAGTTGCTTTCGGTAACTATGGATATGATTGGAAAGTGAACAGTAAAGAACCTGCGAAGTCTTTAACTTTTTCAGAAGTTATGGCAATGGCTCATAATTCAAATATGAAAATTCAATGGGATAAGATTAGTGGAAATCCTTATTTTAGATATAAAACAGGAGAGAAAGAACATACAGCTTGGTTCTTAGACAGTGTTACTCTCTATAATCAAGTGAAAATCGCAATGGATAACAATGCAAAGGGGTTTGCGCTATGGAGATTAGGAGCAGAAGATCCTACAATATGGAAAGTTTTAAAAAATCCTATTGGGGCACAAAAAAATCCTGATGTATTACATAAAATCACTAGTTTAGATGAAGTGAATTATTCTGGCCAAGGTGAAATTTTACAGATTGAGAATGAAAAGCAAAATGGATTGAGAGATTTTAAAGTAGGCAAAGATGGTTATCTTACAGATGAAGTATATCAATCCTTACCATCTGCATACGAAGTGCAACGATATGGAAAACCAAAGGGGAAACAAGTAGTATTAACATTTGATGATGGACCAGACCCGAAATATACGCCAGAAATTTTAGATATATTAAAAGAGAATAAAATAAAAGCTGCTTTTTTTGTACTTGGTGAAAACGCGCAACTAAATCCTAGTATTGTAAAAAGAATATACGATGAGGGGCATGAAATTGGTAATCATACTTTCAAGCATCCTAACATAGCTGATACGTCTTTACTACGAACAAAAGTAGAACTTAATACGACGCAACGTTTAATTCAGGAAGTAACTGGACATTCTACGGTTTTATTTAGACCACCATATGAAGCCGATGCTAACCCAGATTCGTCAAATGAAATATTGCCTATTTTACGTGCGCAAAATATGAACTATACAATGGTAGCGGAAAAAGTTGATCCTGAAGACTGGGCAACACCATCAACAAATGAATTAGTAAAGCGTGCTCTTAATCCCGTTTATAAGGGAGAGGGAAATATTATTCTTCTCCATGATGCGGGAGGGAATCGTACCCATACAGTAGAGGCGCTGCCAATCATTATCAAAGACCTTAAAAAGCATGGATATAGTTTTGTAACAATTTCAGATTTAATGAATAAAGAACGAGATGAAATTATGCCTCCTGTTTCTTCTGAGGGTAAGCAATATTTACTTTACAATAAAGCTGTCTTTTCAGGGGCGGGATATTTTAAACATATATTAACAACTATTTTTTATGTTGCTATTGGATTAGGTATTTTTCGATTCTTATTCTTAATTTATTTTGCATGGAAGCAGAAAAGAAAAACGCTATCTCGCTATATTAATTCGTCCTATCAACCTTTTGTTAGTGTTGTCATAGCAGCATATAATGAAGAAAAGGTGATAGCTAAGACGATTCGCTCAATTTTGGATAGTAATTATAGAGAATTTGAAGTTATTGTTGTGGATGACGGATCGACAGATGGTACGTCAAAAGTAATACAAGAAACATTTTATAAACACCCTAAAGTTCGTTTCATTCAGAAAGAAAACGGCGGGAAATCATCGGCAATAAACCTAGGATTTCAACAATCGCGAGGAGAGATCATTGTCACTTTAGATGCGGATACTATTATTGCGCAAGACGCCATTTCTCTAATGGTTAGACACTTTGAAGATCAGAATGTAGCAGCAGTTTCAGGTAATGTCAAAGTGGGGAATAGACGAAACTTGTTAACTACTTGGCAACATGTTGAGTATATTACAGGGTTTAATTTAGAACGTAGAGCTTTTGATGAGTTAAATTGTATTACAGTAGTTCCAGGAGCTATTGGGGCGTGGCGTAAGAAGAATGTAGTTGAATCTGGATATTTAAGCGAAGATACGTTAGCAGAAGATACAGATCTTACTATTACATTTTTACGTCAAGGACATAGAATTGTATATGAAGAAAAGGCTTACGCTTTTACGGAGTCACCTGAAGATGTGAAAAGTCTCATTAAACAGCGATATCGTTGGTCATATGGTACACTTCAATGTCTTTGGAAACATCGAAAAGCGTTATGTAATTCAAAGCATAAAACATTAGGATTTATCGCATTGCCAAATATGTGGTTATTCCAATATGTTCTGCAATTCATTGCTCCTTTTGCAGATATATTAATGATTGTGGGACTATTTAGTAATAATCCACTAAAAGTTTTAGGATTTTATTTTGTATTCTTTTTAATGGATCTTCTCGCATCTCTGTTTGCATTTAAATTAGAGGAAGAGAATCCGAAACCATTAGTATGGTTAATTTTACAACGCTTTATTTATCGTCAATTTATGACTTATGTTGTCGTTAAATCTATATTCTCATCGATTCGAGGAGTAGCGGTAGGGTGGAATAAGTTAAAGAGAATGGGAAGTGTAAAACATTCCACGGAACATAAGGAGGCATCTTAA
- a CDS encoding LysE family translocator — MVSMSTLIAFAIVSLSMVCSPGPNMMYLISRSITQGRMAGFISLLGIMLGFVIYIIATMFGLTVLFLAVPAVYEAVKWAGAAYLLWLAWNLIKPGATSIMEPSTISNEPPRKLFLMGLMTNLLNPKIAILYVSLLPQFEDPEKGSLLLQGAVLGLTQITVSFIVNLLIVLTASRIAKWFGTRPTWLRVQRWLMASVLTGLAVRLAFERRQ; from the coding sequence ATGGTCAGCATGAGTACTTTGATAGCTTTTGCAATTGTTTCGCTTAGCATGGTTTGTTCACCGGGGCCTAATATGATGTATCTCATTTCCCGTTCCATTACGCAGGGACGTATGGCAGGATTTATTTCTTTATTGGGCATCATGCTTGGTTTCGTAATCTATATAATCGCAACAATGTTCGGACTTACAGTTCTTTTCCTTGCCGTTCCCGCTGTCTATGAAGCAGTCAAATGGGCAGGTGCCGCTTACTTGCTCTGGCTAGCTTGGAATTTGATTAAACCTGGTGCTACATCTATCATGGAGCCTAGTACGATTTCTAATGAGCCGCCACGGAAATTATTTTTGATGGGACTCATGACCAATCTTCTGAATCCAAAGATTGCTATTTTGTATGTATCACTTCTACCTCAATTTGAAGATCCTGAGAAGGGATCGTTGCTTCTACAAGGTGCAGTTTTGGGTCTTACGCAAATCACTGTTAGTTTTATAGTCAACCTCCTAATTGTGTTGACAGCAAGTCGGATTGCGAAATGGTTTGGCACACGCCCAACGTGGCTACGAGTGCAGCGTTGGCTTATGGCAAGTGTTTTAACGGGGCTTGCTGTACGTCTTGCTTTTGAACGTCGACAGTAA
- a CDS encoding NAD(P)H-dependent oxidoreductase: MRTLVIVAHPDIEKSQINKRWIEELEKHSDEITVHELYKAAPNWEFNIEKEQRLLVEHDRYIFQFPLYWYSSPPLLKKWFDDVLTYGFAYGSKGDKVKGKEFGVAISIGGLEKDYNNSGITMDDLTKPFQATCLYTGMEFIPSFYLYGAEYKLSDEEIDKSAPEYVQYVMNKKYSNI, from the coding sequence ATGAGAACACTTGTAATTGTAGCACACCCTGATATTGAAAAATCACAAATTAATAAAAGATGGATAGAAGAACTTGAGAAACATTCGGATGAAATTACGGTGCATGAATTATATAAAGCGGCACCAAATTGGGAATTTAATATTGAAAAGGAACAAAGACTGTTAGTAGAACACGACAGATATATATTTCAATTTCCGCTTTACTGGTACAGCTCACCACCATTATTAAAAAAATGGTTTGATGATGTATTAACATATGGATTTGCGTACGGATCAAAAGGGGATAAAGTGAAGGGAAAAGAGTTTGGTGTAGCTATTTCTATAGGTGGATTAGAAAAAGACTATAACAATAGCGGAATCACAATGGATGACTTGACGAAACCATTCCAAGCTACATGCCTATATACAGGTATGGAATTTATACCTTCATTTTATTTATATGGTGCGGAATATAAACTAAGTGATGAAGAGATTGATAAAAGTGCGCCTGAGTATGTGCAATATGTGATGAACAAGAAGTATTCTAATATATAA
- a CDS encoding helix-turn-helix transcriptional regulator translates to MKEQKEMFEEIAEVLKVLAHPVRLSLVKIMLSKGPTNVTTMYGDLEMPQSTISQHLSKLKAAKMVTGTRKGLEIYYEVTDNRTKSILACLV, encoded by the coding sequence ATGAAAGAACAAAAAGAAATGTTTGAAGAAATCGCTGAAGTACTAAAGGTATTGGCGCATCCTGTTCGTTTATCCTTAGTGAAAATAATGCTTTCAAAAGGTCCTACTAATGTAACAACAATGTATGGGGATTTGGAAATGCCTCAAAGTACAATTAGTCAACATTTATCTAAACTAAAAGCTGCTAAAATGGTTACAGGTACTCGGAAAGGATTAGAAATTTATTATGAGGTAACTGACAATCGCACAAAATCAATATTAGCATGTTTAGTTTAA
- a CDS encoding anti-sigma factor domain-containing protein, with protein sequence MMNKGIVMDIKKHSVVVLTPNGEFITCKRKGDSCMIGEEISFEEQEQKASRFSIPYFLKPASLLVACFLCALLFFYNQPEEKVFAYVSVDINPSLEVSVTKDLRVIDLQACNDDGRRILKELKQWENKQLQDVIRTIIKQSQEDKYLTNDKQVMLTAVAKDKLLEPQLVKEMKELKKEYELKHITVEYQSSTMQVREDARKAGIGTGVYIKQENEKNKSLTPPATPSNPVENEEEVQSQQESASDASSDLSPVKEKKYEKPEHKEQKKPEEQPSRQIKENNGRGSQQENRGNQQENNGRESQQGSNGNQQGNNGRESQQGNNGNQQENNGRGSQQGNNGNQQGDNGRGSQKENVGNQQGNNGRDPQQGNNGNQQGNNGRNPQQGNNGNQQGNNGRGSQQGNNGNQQGDNGRGSQKENVGNQQGNNGRGSQQENRGHQQGNEKNNQ encoded by the coding sequence ATGATGAATAAAGGAATTGTGATGGATATAAAAAAACATAGCGTAGTTGTTTTAACACCAAATGGAGAATTTATTACGTGTAAAAGAAAAGGGGATTCTTGCATGATTGGAGAGGAAATCTCGTTTGAAGAACAAGAACAAAAAGCATCACGTTTTTCAATCCCTTATTTCTTAAAGCCGGCATCATTACTTGTTGCTTGTTTTCTATGTGCGCTGTTATTTTTCTACAACCAACCGGAAGAAAAAGTATTTGCTTACGTCTCAGTTGATATAAATCCAAGTTTAGAGGTGAGCGTAACGAAGGATCTTCGCGTTATAGATTTGCAAGCTTGTAATGATGATGGAAGGCGTATTTTAAAAGAATTGAAGCAATGGGAAAATAAACAATTGCAAGACGTAATACGTACGATTATAAAACAAAGTCAAGAGGATAAGTATTTAACGAATGATAAGCAAGTTATGCTAACGGCTGTTGCAAAGGACAAGTTGCTAGAACCACAGTTGGTAAAGGAAATGAAAGAATTAAAGAAAGAATATGAGCTAAAACATATTACAGTCGAATATCAAAGTAGCACGATGCAAGTACGAGAGGATGCTAGAAAAGCTGGAATTGGCACAGGAGTCTATATAAAGCAAGAGAATGAGAAGAACAAATCGCTTACTCCACCTGCCACGCCGTCTAATCCAGTGGAAAACGAAGAAGAGGTGCAATCGCAGCAGGAGTCAGCTTCTGATGCATCATCAGATTTGTCTCCTGTAAAAGAAAAAAAATATGAGAAACCAGAGCATAAAGAACAAAAGAAACCAGAGGAACAGCCATCTAGGCAAATAAAAGAAAATAATGGTAGAGGATCTCAGCAAGAAAATAGAGGGAATCAGCAGGAGAATAACGGTAGAGAATCTCAACAAGGGAGTAATGGAAATCAGCAAGGGAACAACGGTAGAGAATCTCAACAAGGAAATAATGGAAATCAGCAAGAAAACAACGGTAGGGGATCCCAACAAGGGAATAATGGAAATCAGCAAGGGGACAATGGAAGAGGATCCCAGAAAGAAAATGTTGGAAATCAACAAGGGAACAATGGTAGAGATCCTCAACAAGGAAATAATGGGAATCAGCAAGGGAACAACGGTAGAAATCCTCAACAAGGAAATAACGGGAATCAGCAAGGGAACAACGGTAGAGGATCTCAACAAGGGAATAATGGAAATCAGCAAGGGGACAATGGAAGAGGATCCCAGAAAGAAAATGTTGGAAATCAACAAGGGAACAATGGTAGGGGGTCTCAACAAGAAAATAGAGGTCACCAGCAAGGGAATGAAAAGAATAATCAATAG
- the sigI gene encoding RNA polymerase sigma factor SigI produces MLSLVMKILRKPKIEDIVCNIQNNGEDKEAFIVQYQPFIRKSISSVCRRYITEQDDEYSIGLFAFNEAIEQYSYKKGKSFLAFADLLIKRDVIDYIRKESKHNRVFLKEDEQEEMLEMQVSLTEYMKEMDNSNRKEEILHFQSVLAEFKITFSELAKESPKHRDTREHLIEIVKIIIKEEEMMEELFRKKKLPLKHIEPRVRVSRKTLERHRKYIIAMCIIFANNYTYILDYIRGGKHDE; encoded by the coding sequence GTGTTGAGTTTAGTAATGAAGATCTTAAGAAAACCGAAAATAGAAGATATCGTATGTAACATACAAAACAATGGAGAAGATAAGGAAGCCTTTATCGTTCAGTATCAGCCTTTTATTAGAAAATCAATATCGTCTGTCTGCCGCCGATATATTACAGAACAGGATGATGAATATAGTATTGGATTGTTTGCGTTTAACGAAGCAATTGAACAGTATTCGTATAAAAAAGGAAAATCTTTTCTAGCGTTTGCTGATCTTCTTATAAAAAGAGATGTAATTGACTATATACGCAAGGAGTCAAAGCATAACCGTGTCTTTTTAAAAGAAGATGAGCAAGAGGAAATGTTAGAAATGCAAGTATCGCTTACAGAGTATATGAAAGAGATGGACAATAGTAATCGTAAGGAAGAAATTCTTCATTTTCAAAGTGTGTTAGCTGAGTTTAAAATCACATTTTCAGAGCTTGCTAAAGAATCTCCTAAGCATCGTGACACGCGTGAGCACTTAATAGAAATTGTAAAGATAATTATAAAAGAAGAGGAAATGATGGAGGAGCTGTTCCGAAAGAAAAAGTTACCGCTTAAACATATTGAACCGCGTGTTAGGGTAAGTCGTAAAACGTTGGAGCGGCATAGAAAATATATCATTGCAATGTGTATTATCTTCGCAAACAACTATACATACATTCTTGATTATATAAGGGGAGGGAAGCATGATGAATAA
- a CDS encoding glycosyltransferase family 2 protein translates to MTETKESSGRDLQKDVKFSIIIPAHNEEKYIRKCLDSIAKASEAYKEQTEVIVVLNRCTDKTEEIAKSYNCITLKNNDKNLSKIRNAGAEIASGEIIVTIDADTIMTDSVLSNVDKYLSSGKYIGGGVNGKFERISLGIFFSAMLIIIPLLFKYGAISVGIFWCYKKDFMAINGFNENMLMAEDADFAKRLKEWGKRNNKKFGTIKNGMITSCRRFDTYGDWDLLKNPKVILAYIKGNDQKYADKTYYDNQER, encoded by the coding sequence ATGACTGAAACAAAGGAATCTTCAGGAAGAGATTTACAAAAAGATGTGAAGTTTTCTATTATAATCCCTGCACATAATGAAGAAAAGTACATTAGAAAATGTTTAGATTCAATTGCAAAGGCATCAGAGGCATATAAAGAGCAAACGGAAGTTATAGTTGTTTTAAATCGTTGCACAGATAAAACAGAGGAAATAGCAAAATCTTATAATTGTATTACATTGAAAAATAACGATAAAAACTTATCTAAAATCCGAAATGCAGGGGCAGAAATAGCTAGTGGAGAAATAATCGTTACTATAGACGCTGATACTATAATGACAGATTCCGTGTTGTCTAATGTAGATAAATATTTATCTTCAGGTAAATACATTGGTGGTGGGGTGAATGGGAAGTTTGAAAGAATATCTTTAGGAATATTCTTTTCTGCAATGTTAATAATAATCCCCTTACTTTTTAAGTATGGAGCTATATCTGTAGGGATTTTTTGGTGCTATAAAAAAGATTTTATGGCAATTAACGGATTTAATGAAAACATGCTTATGGCAGAAGATGCAGATTTTGCTAAACGGTTAAAAGAATGGGGAAAGCGAAATAATAAGAAATTCGGTACCATTAAAAATGGAATGATAACTTCATGCAGAAGATTTGATACATATGGAGACTGGGACTTACTTAAAAATCCAAAAGTAATATTAGCTTATATAAAAGGAAATGATCAAAAATATGCAGATAAGACATATTATGATAATCAAGAAAGATAA
- a CDS encoding FAD-dependent oxidoreductase, which yields MENYYDVAVVGGGPVGLMTACELAIQGINVVVLERRVDRIRNSRALTLHPRSLELMAMRGIENRFLSRGKKLDTSHFAALDTRLNFKNLDTDFPYTLFIPQSITEEILEERALELGVDIKRGHTLKDLKQYETFVQLEIEQRETIYKIEVPYVIGADGARSVVRELSNIPFNGTNTTTTAILGDIILEDIPDTPFLSTSNINGILMMVPIAPDVIRFAIVDPKNQAIPVHVAVTEKEFIDSIYRITGEHIQIKSTLWLSRFGNATKLANTYQHKRVFLAGDAAHIHFPAGGQGLNVGLQDAFNIGWKLGLAIKHKKYESLLKSYHIERHAVGKQFFKEVQAQEQLMINFSNAGMELRELFSHLLTYPEINNDLSERVSGLGVRYSSMHDIERHPLIGKRCTNLTISSQNKKSYKLFELMQDGKFILLIHPSYIDKINKMNIDSHIKVIVGEIQDSKLQNIDTVLIRPDGHIATIEYTKIDNCE from the coding sequence ATGGAAAATTATTATGATGTAGCGGTAGTTGGTGGTGGTCCAGTTGGACTTATGACAGCATGTGAATTAGCTATTCAAGGTATAAACGTTGTCGTTTTGGAGAGAAGAGTGGATCGCATACGAAATTCTAGAGCACTAACACTACACCCCCGCTCACTGGAATTGATGGCCATGAGAGGCATTGAAAATCGATTTTTATCTAGAGGAAAGAAATTAGATACAAGTCATTTTGCTGCCTTAGATACAAGATTAAACTTTAAAAATTTAGATACTGATTTTCCGTATACACTGTTTATTCCCCAATCTATTACAGAAGAAATATTAGAAGAACGTGCATTGGAATTAGGTGTAGACATTAAACGTGGGCATACTCTGAAAGACTTAAAACAGTATGAAACATTCGTACAACTAGAAATAGAACAAAGAGAAACAATATATAAAATAGAAGTTCCATATGTAATAGGAGCTGACGGAGCAAGAAGTGTAGTTCGTGAATTATCAAATATACCGTTTAATGGAACAAACACAACAACTACTGCTATATTAGGTGATATTATTTTAGAAGATATACCAGATACTCCATTTTTATCTACTTCTAATATAAATGGGATATTAATGATGGTGCCTATTGCACCTGATGTAATTCGTTTTGCAATTGTTGATCCTAAGAATCAGGCAATACCCGTTCATGTTGCTGTTACAGAAAAAGAGTTTATAGATAGTATTTATAGGATTACAGGTGAACATATTCAAATTAAGAGCACATTATGGCTTTCTCGTTTTGGCAATGCAACCAAACTAGCAAATACTTATCAACATAAGCGTGTATTTTTAGCAGGTGATGCAGCACATATTCATTTCCCTGCTGGAGGACAAGGCTTGAATGTAGGTCTACAAGATGCTTTTAATATAGGATGGAAATTAGGACTCGCAATAAAACACAAAAAATATGAAAGTCTATTAAAAAGTTATCATATTGAACGACATGCTGTGGGAAAACAATTTTTCAAAGAAGTACAAGCGCAAGAACAATTAATGATAAACTTTTCAAACGCAGGAATGGAATTAAGAGAGTTATTTTCGCACTTACTTACATACCCCGAGATAAATAACGATTTATCTGAAAGAGTAAGTGGTTTAGGGGTTAGGTATTCGTCGATGCACGATATAGAAAGGCATCCATTGATAGGAAAAAGATGTACAAATCTCACTATTTCTTCTCAAAATAAGAAAAGTTATAAACTCTTTGAATTAATGCAGGATGGTAAATTTATTTTATTAATACACCCTTCTTATATAGATAAGATAAATAAAATGAATATTGATTCGCACATAAAGGTGATAGTAGGAGAAATACAAGATTCCAAGTTGCAAAATATAGATACCGTTTTGATTCGACCGGATGGTCACATAGCCACCATTGAATATACCAAGATAGATAACTGCGAATAG
- a CDS encoding helix-turn-helix domain-containing protein yields MNQNDDCPIATTLDVIGGKWKVYILCVLMDGKMRTNEIKREIPNLTQKVLTQQLRQLEADGIIHRTVYQEVPPKVEYTLSEHGKSLMKIMDELFEWGKGHQIKRLHD; encoded by the coding sequence ATGAATCAAAATGATGACTGCCCAATTGCAACGACACTCGATGTAATCGGCGGAAAATGGAAAGTTTATATTTTATGTGTTTTGATGGATGGAAAAATGCGAACAAATGAAATTAAACGAGAAATTCCAAACCTTACACAAAAAGTTCTTACACAACAACTTCGGCAACTTGAAGCTGATGGGATTATCCATCGTACCGTATATCAAGAAGTACCACCAAAGGTTGAGTACACACTAAGTGAGCACGGAAAATCTTTAATGAAAATTATGGATGAACTATTTGAATGGGGAAAAGGTCATCAAATCAAAAGATTACATGACTAA
- a CDS encoding CPBP family intramembrane glutamic endopeptidase — translation MNFIKMNTKELIMLIVYTMFALLQIGLFILFGISLLTNSNLVESEFALSAIGLTVPAIVGIIFFRKEIIEGFTYFKEKTILKIVSIPMVVLFTVIVEQAVMRFLATGQPENQEQLLETGAEIPLIFTLLVFGILGPILEEIIFRYIILNRFSHYIGTAIASIISIIIFTLLHTNQLSDIAIYLPGAVILTAAYLISKRSLAYVMAIHILNNCLGFIL, via the coding sequence GTGAACTTTATTAAAATGAATACAAAAGAACTTATTATGCTAATAGTTTATACAATGTTTGCATTACTTCAAATTGGCTTGTTCATATTATTTGGCATATCACTTTTAACTAACAGCAATTTAGTTGAATCAGAATTTGCTCTTAGTGCCATCGGTTTGACTGTACCTGCTATTGTAGGAATAATTTTCTTTAGGAAAGAAATTATTGAAGGTTTTACTTATTTTAAAGAGAAGACAATTTTGAAAATAGTAAGTATTCCTATGGTGGTTTTATTTACGGTAATTGTAGAACAGGCTGTTATGCGTTTTCTAGCAACTGGTCAGCCAGAGAACCAAGAACAGCTCCTTGAAACGGGCGCGGAGATACCTCTTATATTTACATTGCTTGTATTTGGTATTCTCGGTCCGATACTTGAAGAAATTATATTTCGTTATATAATATTAAATCGTTTTTCACATTATATTGGTACTGCTATTGCATCTATCATTTCGATTATAATTTTTACACTTCTTCATACGAACCAGCTTTCGGATATTGCTATTTATTTACCTGGTGCAGTGATACTTACTGCGGCTTATCTTATTTCTAAAAGATCCCTTGCATATGTCATGGCGATACATATATTAAACAATTGCCTTGGTTTCATTCTGTAA